Proteins from one Cryptomeria japonica chromosome 4, Sugi_1.0, whole genome shotgun sequence genomic window:
- the LOC131047663 gene encoding pentatricopeptide repeat-containing protein At5g15300: MKQPIKPRKRLMVWVFVPFLHFQCKYTTTRSIVVVGFNHANPNSKDNSDAFPKRNFCQRGNLKEALNVLGQDISLRSCIHVSLLQECLNNRFLPESKLVHAHIIQTACQCKDMNILMTIYAKCGKLDEARRILKQMNKPDVISMTVIIAAYARRGHAQEALAFFYEMQQANIKPNQFTFASVLSACADLQNLEKGKQIHKDIIRSGFQSDIVIGNALLDMYAKCNSLKDARNVFDKITQRDVITWTTMVAGHAQSGNLDIAQKLFDAMPERNVVSWNAMISGYAQNGDLDKALELFLSMPERNIVSWNLMIEVHAKNGNGVEALRLFQQMQKSDVRPNLESFRIILPVCADLATLKQDMEFSEVISRNGFQIVSMLSKQGQVKEALHIVDLMDQPLRFSLYSHLLQDCTKKQTLSDGKQVHNHMTARGLKPNVSLGNILITMYDKCGSLVDAQGVFDQMPMRNLISWTAMISAYTRHGYSEEALILFYQMKETGIQPNQFTFASILSSCADMANLEKGKEIHEEIIRNEYQSDVYVGNALVDMYAKCGNIDSARDVFEKILQKDVVSWTTMIAGYAHNGYTDEAFHLFQKMPERNIVSWNAMISGYMQNGHIEDALNLFQKISKRNSVSWNAMIAGYVQNGYGEEALKLFQEMQSTDMKLNTETFVIVLSACANIAGLQEGIEAHEVIIKSGFQSNISVGNSLVGMYAKCGSIEDAFKVFDKMHERDVVSWNAIIAGYAVHGFGKKALQLFEKMQQSGRKPNHVTFIGVLTACCHAGLVDEGWLYFHNMNQYYNISPVMEHYGCMVDLLGRAGCLDEAQTFIYNMPIKPDAAIWLSLLGACKIHMNIELGEKAARQLFDLNSKNTAPYVLLSNIYASAGRWDNLKNVRKMMIDKKVQKSPGCSWIVIRRQVYTFLSKYTEIS; this comes from the coding sequence ATGAAACAACCAATCAAGCCTCGGAAGAGGCTGATGGTCTGGGTTTTcgttccatttcttcattttcaatGTAAATACACAACCACCCGTAGTATCGTGGTGGTAGGGTTTAACCATGCCAATCCGAATAGTAAGGATAATTCTGATGCGTTTCCTAAGAGAAATTTTTGTCAGCGAGGTAATCTAAAAGAAGCTCTCAACGTGTTAGGTCAAGACATTTCATTACGGTCATGTATTCATGTATCTCTCCTGCAGGAGTGTCTGAATAATAGATTCTTGCCCGAGAGTAAACTGGTGCATGCCCACATCATTCAAACAGCATGCCAATGCAAAGACATGAATATACTTATGACCATTTATGCTAAATGTGGTAAACTGGATGAAGCTAGAAGAATATTGAAGCAAATGAATAAACCAGATGTAATTTCAATGACGGTCATCATTGCAGCTTATGCCAGGAGAGGGCATGCTCAGGAGGCATTGGCATTTTTTTATGAAATGCAACAAGCAAACATAAAACCCAATCAGTTTACCTTTGCCAGTGTTCTCTCTGCATGTGCTGACTTGCAGAATTTGGAAAAGGGTAAGCAGATCCATAAAGACATAATTAGAAGTGGGTTTCAGTCTGATATTGTGATAGGCAATGCTCTtctagacatgtatgcaaaatgcaaTAGCTTAAAAGATGCACGCAATGTGTTTGACAAAATAACTCAACGAGATGTGATCACCTGGACTACTATGGTTGCAGGGCATGCACAGAGCGGGAACCTTGACATTGCCCAGAAGCTCTTTGATGCAATGCCCGAGAGAAATGTGgtttcatggaatgcaatgatttcaGGCTATGCACAGAATGGAGACCTTGATAAGGCCCTGGAGCTCTTTCTTTCGATGCCTGAACGAAATATTGTCTCGTGGAATTTGATGATTGAAGTGCATGCAAAGAATGGAAATGGTGTGGAAGCACTAAGGCTTTTTCAGCAAATGCAAAAGTCAGATGTCAGGCCGAACTTGGAATCCTTTAGAATTATTCTTCCAGTATGTGCTGATTTGGCAACTCTGAAACAGGACATGGAGTTCTCTGAAGTTATAAGTAGAAACGGTTTTCAGATTGTTAGCATGCTTAGTAAGCAGGGCCAAGTGAAAGAGGCCTTGCACATCGTTGATCTCATGGACCAACCTTTACGCTTTTCTTTATACTCTCATTTGTTGCAAGACTGTACCAAGAAGCAAACCCTATCCGATGGCAAACAAGTCCACAACCATATGACAGCGAGAGGATTGAAACCAAATGTATCATTAGGGAACATTCTTATAACAATGTATGATAAATGTGGTAGCCTGGTGGATGCTCAGGGAGTTTTTGATCAAATGCCCATGCGAAATTTGATATCATGGACAGCGATGATTTCAGCATATACAAGGCATGGATATAGTGAGGAGGCCTTGATATTGTTTTACCAAATGAAAGAAACCGGCATTCAACCCAATCAGTTCACATTTGCAAGCATTCTCTCTTCATGTGCTGATATGGCAAATTTGGAGAAAGGCAAGGAGATTCATGAAGAAATCATTAGAAATGAATATCAATCTGATGTATATGTGGGGAATGCCCTtgttgacatgtatgcaaaatgtgggaaCATAGATAGTGCACGGGATGTCTTTGAAAAAATACTGCAAAAAGATGTGGTCTCATGGACAACAATGATCGCAGGTTATGCACATAATGGTTACACTGATGAGGCTTTTCATCTCTTTCAGAAAATGCCCGAACGGAACATAGTCTCTTGGAATGCAATGATTTCAGGATACATGCAGAATGGACACATAGAGGATGCTCTAAATCTCTTTCAGAAGATCTCCAAGCGTAATTcagtctcatggaatgcaatgattgcagggtATGTACAGAATGGTTATGGTGAGGAGGCCTTGAAGCTTTTCCAAGAAATGCAATCGACAGATATGAAGTTGAACACTGAAACTTTTGTAATTGTTCTTTCAGCATGTGCTAACATAGCTGGTCTACAAGAAGGAATTGAAGCTCACGAAGTCATAATTAAAAGTGGATTTCAATCTAATATCTCTGTTGGTAATTCCCTTGTAGGCATGTATgccaaatgtggaagcatagaggATGCATTCAAAGTATTTGATAAGATGCACGAAAGAGATGTGGTTTCATGGAATGCAATTATTGCAGGATATGCTGTACACGGATTTGGCAAGAAAGCCCTTCAACTTTTTGAAAAAATGCAGCAATCCGGTAGAAAACCAAACCATGTCACCTTTATTGGTGTTTTGACTGCATGCTGCCATGCAGGACTAGTTGATGAGGGTTGGCTATATTTTCACAACATGAATCAATATTATAACATCTCACCTGTTATGGAGCACTATGGTtgcatggttgaccttcttggGCGTGCTGGCTGCCTGGATGAAGCTCAAACCTTTATCTACAACATGCCAATAAAACCTGACGCAGCTATTTGGCTATCTTTGCTTGGGGCCTGCAAGATACATATGAATATAGAGCTAGGTGAAAAGGCAGCAAGACAACTTTTtgatttgaattctaaaaacactGCCCCTTATGTGCTTCTGTCAAACATTTATGCCTCAGCTGGTAGATGGGACAACTTAAAAAATGTGCGGAAAATGATGATAGATAAAAAGGTTCAAAAATCACCAGGCTGCAGTTGGATTGTAATCAGGAGACAGGTGTATACTTTCCTGTCCAAATATACAGAAATTTCATGA